The following are encoded in a window of Lactobacillus intestinalis genomic DNA:
- a CDS encoding 2-hydroxymuconate tautomerase, with amino-acid sequence MPFVHIELIKGRTDEQLTKLMKDVTEAVHKDTGAPKEHIHVIINELDKHSYGNNGEWRA; translated from the coding sequence ATGCCATTTGTACATATTGAGTTAATTAAGGGTCGAACTGACGAACAATTAACTAAGTTGATGAAAGATGTAACTGAAGCAGTTCATAAGGATACAGGTGCTCCTAAAGAACATATTCATGTAATTATTAATGAACTTGATAAGCATTCATACGGTAATAATGGTGAATGGCGAGCTTAA